From the Pseudomonas sp. SORT22 genome, one window contains:
- the tadA gene encoding tRNA adenosine(34) deaminase TadA gives MRQPQIIDRSRDQQFMRLALELAAQGAAMGEVPVGAVLVQHGQVIGRGFNCPISGSDPSAHAEMVAIRAAAQAASNYRLPGSTLYVTLEPCSMCAGLIVHSRINRVVYGALEPKAGVVQSQGQFFTQGFLNHRVLFEGGVLAEECGAILSEFFKARRAKA, from the coding sequence ATGCGTCAGCCGCAGATCATCGATCGCAGCCGCGACCAGCAATTCATGCGCCTGGCGCTGGAGCTGGCGGCGCAAGGCGCGGCCATGGGCGAAGTGCCGGTGGGCGCGGTGCTGGTCCAGCACGGCCAGGTGATCGGCCGTGGCTTCAACTGCCCGATCAGCGGCAGCGACCCCAGTGCCCATGCCGAGATGGTCGCCATCCGCGCCGCCGCCCAGGCCGCGAGCAACTACCGGCTGCCCGGCAGCACCCTGTACGTGACCCTGGAGCCGTGCAGCATGTGCGCCGGGCTGATCGTGCATTCGCGGATCAACCGGGTGGTGTACGGCGCGCTGGAGCCAAAGGCCGGCGTGGTGCAGAGCCAGGGGCAGTTCTTTACCCAGGGCTTTCTCAACCATCGGGTGCTATTTGAGGGTGGGGTATTGGCAGAGGAGTGCGGAGCGATTCTGTCCGAGTTCTTCAAGGCGCGCCGGGCCAAGGCCTGA
- a CDS encoding multicopper oxidase family protein, giving the protein MSFTRRQILGGLSGLVAIGLGAGGASRYWLGRTDPDAGHDYELIAAPLDVELVSGFKTEAWAFGPSAPGTELRVRQGEWLRVRFINHLPVATTIHWHGIRLPLEMDGVPYVSQLPVLPGEYFDYKFRVPDAGSYWYHPHVNSSEELGRGLVGPLIVEEREPTGFQHERTLSLKNWHVDEQGAYLPFSIPREAARGGTAGRLITINGQANAVVEMPAGQIVRVRLLNLDNTLTYRINLKGNFEARVYALDGNPIVPRPLGKDYWLGPGMRICLAIKMPPAGEELSLRDGPVRLGTLRSVASSEAPGDWPPALPANPIAEPDLANAEKLNFNFEWVGSVSVNTDNGKPPSLWQINGKAWDITDKTCADRPIATLQKGKSYIFELKNMTQYQHPIHLHGMSFKVISSNKRKIEPYFTDTYLLGKNERARVALVADNPGTWMFHCHVIDHMETGLMAAIEVA; this is encoded by the coding sequence ATGTCCTTTACCCGGCGACAAATTCTCGGTGGCCTGAGCGGCCTGGTGGCGATTGGCCTTGGCGCCGGTGGCGCATCGCGGTACTGGCTAGGAAGGACCGATCCGGATGCCGGGCATGACTACGAGCTGATCGCCGCGCCGCTGGATGTCGAGCTGGTCTCCGGCTTCAAGACCGAGGCCTGGGCCTTCGGCCCGTCGGCGCCGGGCACCGAGTTGCGGGTGCGCCAGGGCGAATGGCTGCGGGTGCGTTTCATCAACCACCTGCCAGTGGCCACCACCATCCACTGGCACGGCATCCGCCTGCCGCTGGAAATGGACGGCGTGCCTTACGTCTCGCAACTGCCGGTGTTGCCGGGCGAGTACTTCGATTACAAGTTCCGCGTACCGGATGCCGGCAGCTACTGGTACCACCCGCACGTCAACAGCTCCGAAGAACTCGGCCGCGGCCTGGTCGGCCCGCTGATCGTCGAGGAGCGCGAGCCCACCGGCTTCCAGCACGAACGCACCCTGAGCCTGAAGAACTGGCACGTCGACGAGCAGGGCGCTTATCTGCCCTTCAGCATCCCCCGTGAAGCTGCCCGTGGCGGCACCGCCGGCCGGTTGATTACCATCAACGGCCAGGCCAACGCCGTGGTCGAGATGCCTGCCGGGCAGATCGTGCGGGTGCGTCTGCTCAACCTCGACAACACCCTGACGTATCGCATTAACCTCAAAGGCAACTTTGAGGCGCGGGTCTACGCCCTGGACGGCAACCCCATCGTTCCGCGCCCGCTGGGCAAAGACTACTGGCTGGGCCCGGGCATGCGTATCTGCCTGGCGATCAAGATGCCGCCAGCCGGTGAAGAACTGTCATTGCGCGATGGCCCGGTGCGCCTGGGCACCCTGCGTTCGGTAGCCAGCAGCGAAGCCCCGGGCGACTGGCCGCCGGCGCTGCCGGCCAACCCGATCGCCGAGCCGGACCTGGCCAACGCCGAAAAGCTCAACTTCAATTTCGAGTGGGTCGGCTCGGTTTCGGTAAATACCGACAACGGTAAGCCGCCGAGCCTCTGGCAGATCAACGGCAAGGCCTGGGACATCACCGACAAGACCTGCGCCGACCGGCCGATTGCTACGCTGCAAAAGGGCAAGAGCTACATCTTCGAGCTGAAGAACATGACCCAGTACCAGCACCCGATCCACCTGCACGGCATGAGTTTCAAGGTGATCAGCTCGAACAAGCGCAAGATCGAGCCGTATTTCACCGACACTTACCTACTGGGCAAGAACGAGCGCGCACGGGTGGCGCTGGTGGCGGATAACCCGGGTACCTGGATGTTCCATTGCCACGTGATCGATCATATGGAAACCGGCCTGATGGCCGCGATCGAGGTGGCCTGA
- a CDS encoding YqfO family protein, producing the protein MYKLAFFVPPSHVEVVKAAVFAAGGGCIGNYDCCAWQVLGQGQFRPLDGSQPFLGQAGVVEQVEEWRVELVVADELIGSVVAALKLSHPYETPAYEVWQLADF; encoded by the coding sequence GTGTACAAGCTCGCCTTCTTCGTCCCGCCAAGCCACGTGGAGGTGGTCAAGGCCGCTGTGTTCGCCGCCGGTGGCGGGTGCATCGGCAACTACGACTGCTGCGCCTGGCAGGTGTTGGGCCAGGGCCAGTTCCGTCCGCTGGACGGCAGTCAGCCGTTCCTCGGGCAGGCGGGCGTGGTCGAGCAGGTCGAAGAATGGCGGGTTGAGCTGGTGGTGGCCGACGAGCTGATCGGCTCGGTGGTCGCTGCCCTCAAGCTCAGCCACCCTTATGAAACCCCGGCTTATGAGGTCTGGCAGCTAGCGGACTTCTAA
- the mltF gene encoding membrane-bound lytic murein transglycosylase MltF, with translation MFAQTALRQRCARWLIATGLFLMLGACVEKPSTLERVKEDGVLRVITRNSPATYFQDRNGETGFEYELVKRFADDLGVELKIETADNLDDLFNQLGQPSGPVLAAAGLVSSEQRKSQVRFSHPYLEVTPQIIYRNGRPRPTDAKDLVGKKIMVLKGSTHAEQMAELKKQYPALEYEESDAVEVVDLLRMVDEGQIDLTLVDSNELAMNQVYFPKVRVAFDLGDARDQRWAVAAGEDNSLLNEINEFLDKVQKNGTLQRLKDRYYGHVDVLGYVGAYTFAQHLQQRLPRYEKAFQASAKKEQVDWRLLAAIGYQESMWQAEVTSKTGVRGLMMLTQRTAQAMGVSNRLDPVQSIRGGAKYFMYVKSELDDSIEEPDRTWFALAAYNVGSGHLDDARKLAKREGLNPNKWLDVKKMLPRLSQKQWYSKTRYGYARGGEPVHFVANIRRYYDILTWVTQPQLEGSQVAESNLHVPGVNKTKPTEQTPPL, from the coding sequence ATGTTCGCCCAAACCGCTTTGCGCCAGCGGTGCGCCAGATGGCTCATCGCAACCGGACTCTTCCTGATGCTCGGTGCCTGTGTTGAAAAACCCAGCACCCTCGAGCGTGTCAAGGAAGACGGCGTGCTGCGCGTAATTACCCGCAACAGCCCGGCCACCTACTTCCAGGACCGCAACGGCGAAACCGGCTTTGAGTACGAGCTGGTCAAGCGTTTCGCCGACGATCTGGGCGTAGAGCTGAAGATCGAGACCGCCGACAATCTCGACGACCTGTTCAACCAGCTCGGCCAGCCGTCCGGCCCGGTGCTGGCAGCGGCCGGCCTGGTCAGCAGCGAACAGCGCAAGTCGCAGGTGCGCTTTTCACACCCGTATCTGGAAGTCACCCCGCAGATCATCTACCGCAACGGCCGTCCACGGCCCACCGACGCCAAGGACCTGGTCGGCAAGAAGATCATGGTGCTCAAGGGCAGCACCCACGCCGAGCAGATGGCCGAGCTGAAAAAGCAGTATCCGGCGCTCGAATACGAAGAATCTGACGCAGTTGAGGTGGTCGACCTGCTGCGCATGGTCGATGAGGGGCAGATCGACCTGACCCTGGTCGACTCCAATGAACTGGCAATGAACCAGGTCTACTTCCCCAAGGTGCGGGTGGCTTTCGACCTCGGCGATGCCCGTGACCAGCGCTGGGCGGTGGCAGCCGGCGAAGACAACAGCCTGCTCAACGAGATCAACGAATTTCTCGACAAGGTGCAGAAGAATGGCACCTTGCAGCGTCTGAAAGATCGCTACTACGGCCACGTCGATGTACTGGGTTATGTAGGCGCTTATACCTTTGCCCAGCACCTGCAGCAACGCCTGCCGCGCTACGAGAAGGCCTTCCAGGCCTCGGCCAAGAAGGAACAGGTCGACTGGCGCCTGCTGGCCGCAATCGGCTATCAGGAGTCGATGTGGCAGGCCGAGGTCACCTCCAAGACCGGCGTGCGCGGCCTGATGATGCTGACCCAGCGCACCGCCCAGGCCATGGGCGTGTCCAACCGCCTGGACCCGGTGCAGAGCATCCGCGGCGGTGCCAAGTACTTCATGTACGTCAAATCCGAGCTCGATGACAGCATCGAGGAGCCGGACCGCACCTGGTTCGCCCTGGCCGCCTACAACGTCGGCAGCGGCCACCTGGACGATGCGCGCAAGCTGGCCAAGCGCGAAGGCCTGAACCCCAACAAGTGGCTGGACGTGAAGAAGATGCTGCCGCGCCTGTCGCAGAAGCAGTGGTACAGCAAGACCCGCTACGGCTATGCCCGCGGTGGCGAGCCGGTGCACTTCGTCGCCAACATCCGCCGCTACTACGACATCCTCACCTGGGTGACCCAGCCGCAGCTTGAAGGCAGCCAGGTGGCCGAGAGCAACCTGCACGTGCCCGGCGTGAACAAGACCAAGCCGACCGAGCAGACCCCGCCACTCTGA
- the nagE gene encoding N-acetylglucosamine-specific PTS transporter subunit IIBC: MYQHFIQGLQRLGRALMLPIAILPIAGLLLRLGDTDLLDIALIHDAGNAIFANLALIFAIGIAVGFARDNNGTAGLAGAIGYLVLVSTLKVIDPHIDMGMLAGILCGLLGGALYNRFKDIKLPEYLAFFGGRRFVPIATGLSAVGLGLLFGLIWPPLQNGINSLGQLLLDSGSIGAFFFGVFNRLLIVTGLHHILNNLVWFVFGSFEGANGLTVTGDISRYFAGDPRAGQFLAGMFPMMIFGLPAACLAMYRHALPGRRKLIGGILLSMALTSALTGVTEPIEFAFMFLAPLLFLIHAVLTGLAMALCDLLNIRLGFTFSGGAIDMALGWGRSTNGWMVFPVGLLYALVYYFVFDFCIRRFNLKTPGREDQPSEEAPVQDASAPRGKRYIDALGGAANLLSVDACTTRLRLLLNDRGLAHDGMLKTLGAMAVVRPGSGGSLQVVVGPLADTIADEIRNQLPHALANVVEQPQVKAEASESMAAEDWLSALGGKDNLLKVDCVALTRVRVELKDARKVTRERLLALGCQGVSPLADGTWHLLLGKRAAALSQALQG; encoded by the coding sequence ATGTACCAGCACTTCATCCAGGGCCTGCAACGGCTCGGCCGCGCCCTCATGCTGCCCATCGCCATCCTGCCGATTGCCGGCCTGCTGCTGCGCCTGGGCGACACCGACCTGTTGGACATCGCCCTGATCCACGATGCCGGCAACGCGATTTTCGCCAACCTGGCGCTGATCTTCGCCATCGGCATTGCCGTCGGCTTTGCCCGCGACAACAACGGCACCGCGGGCCTGGCCGGGGCCATTGGTTACCTGGTGCTGGTCTCGACCCTCAAGGTCATCGACCCGCACATCGACATGGGCATGCTCGCCGGGATTCTGTGCGGCCTGCTCGGCGGTGCGCTGTACAACCGTTTCAAGGACATCAAGCTACCCGAGTACCTGGCCTTCTTCGGTGGCCGGCGTTTCGTGCCGATTGCCACCGGTTTATCGGCGGTGGGCCTGGGCTTGCTGTTCGGCCTGATCTGGCCGCCCCTGCAGAACGGCATCAACAGCCTCGGCCAACTGCTGCTCGACAGCGGCAGCATCGGCGCGTTCTTCTTCGGCGTGTTCAACCGCCTGCTGATCGTCACCGGCCTGCACCATATCCTCAACAATCTGGTGTGGTTCGTCTTTGGCAGTTTCGAAGGTGCCAATGGCCTGACGGTAACCGGCGACATCAGCCGCTATTTCGCCGGCGATCCCCGGGCCGGCCAATTCCTCGCCGGGATGTTCCCGATGATGATCTTCGGCCTGCCCGCCGCCTGCCTGGCCATGTACCGCCATGCCCTGCCGGGGCGGCGCAAACTGATTGGCGGCATCCTCCTGTCGATGGCCCTGACCTCGGCGCTGACCGGCGTTACCGAGCCGATCGAGTTCGCCTTCATGTTCCTCGCGCCGCTGCTGTTCCTGATCCATGCCGTGCTCACCGGACTGGCCATGGCCCTGTGCGACCTGCTCAATATCCGCCTGGGCTTTACCTTCTCCGGTGGCGCCATCGACATGGCCCTGGGCTGGGGCCGCTCGACCAATGGCTGGATGGTGTTCCCGGTCGGGCTTTTGTATGCGCTGGTGTACTACTTCGTTTTCGACTTCTGTATCCGCCGCTTCAACCTGAAAACCCCGGGCCGCGAAGACCAGCCCAGCGAAGAAGCTCCAGTCCAGGACGCTAGCGCACCACGCGGCAAGCGCTACATCGATGCTCTCGGCGGTGCCGCCAACCTGCTCTCGGTAGACGCCTGCACCACACGCCTGCGCCTGTTGCTCAATGACCGCGGCCTGGCCCACGATGGCATGCTGAAAACCCTCGGGGCCATGGCCGTGGTACGTCCGGGTTCCGGCGGTAGCCTGCAGGTGGTGGTCGGGCCGCTGGCCGACACCATTGCCGACGAGATTCGCAACCAGCTGCCCCATGCCCTGGCGAATGTCGTCGAACAGCCGCAAGTGAAAGCCGAGGCGAGCGAAAGCATGGCCGCTGAAGACTGGCTCAGTGCATTGGGTGGCAAGGACAACTTGTTGAAGGTCGATTGCGTGGCCCTGACCCGAGTGCGGGTCGAGCTCAAGGATGCGCGCAAAGTGACGCGCGAGCGCCTGTTGGCGCTGGGGTGCCAGGGGGTGAGTCCGCTGGCGGACGGGACCTGGCATTTGTTGCTGGGCAAGCGTGCTGCTGCCTTGAGCCAGGCGTTGCAGGGCTGA
- the purL gene encoding phosphoribosylformylglycinamidine synthase has translation MLILRGAPALSAFRHGKLIEQLSQKVPAVSGLYAEFTHFAEVDGDLSADQQQVLARLLKYGPSVPVQEPSGRLFLVVPRFGTISPWSSKASDIAHNCGLENIQRLERGIAYYVSGELSDADAAIVADILHDRMTQLVLAKLEEAASLFSHAQPKPLTAVDILGGGRAALEKANVELGLALAEDEIDYLVTSFQGLKRNPHDIELMMFAQANSEHCRHKIFNASWDIDGQSQEKSLFGMIKNTYQMHNEGVLSAYKDNASVIVGSVAGRFFPNPETRQYGAVQEPVHILMKVETHNHPTAISPFSGASTGSGGEIRDEGATGRGAKPKAGLTGFTVSNLRIPGFEQPWEQAYGKPDRIVTALDIMVEGPLGGAAFNNEFGRPALTGYFRTFEQSINTPHGEEVRGYHKPIMLAGGLGNIREDHVQKGEITVGAKLIVLGGPAMLIGLGGGAASSVDTGASSADLDFASVQRENPEMERRCQEVIDRCWQLGDNNPIAFIHDVGAGGISNAFPELVNDGGRGGRFELRNVPNDEPGMAPHEIWSNESQERYVLAVSAGDFERFQAICERERCPFAVVGEATAEPHLTVTDSHFGNTPVDMPLDVLLGKPPRMHRSVTREAELGDDFDPSTLELNDSVERVLRHPAVASKSFLITIGDRTITGLVARDQMVGPWQVPVADCAVTATSFDVYSGEAMAMGERTPLALLDAPASGRMAIGETLTNLAAAHIGKLSDIKLSANWMSAAGHPGEDARLYDTVKAVGMELCPELGLTIPVGKDSMSMKTKWSEEGVDKSVTSPMSLIVSGFAPVLDVRKTLTPQLRMDKGETDLILIDLGRGKNRMGASILAQTHGKLAAVAPDVDDAEDLKAFFAVIQGLNADGHLLAYHDRSDGGLLTTVLEMAFAGHCGLDLELDTLTSKREKVAAILFNEELGAVIQVRQDATPDVLAQFSAAGLGEDCVAVIGQPINNGEVLIKLAGEELFKGDRRLLQRQWAETSYQIQRLRDNADCADQEFDVLLEEDNPGLSVKLGFDVNQDIAAPYIKKGVRPQVAVLREQGVNGQVEMAAAFDRAGFNAIDVHMSDILAGRVDLNDFKGLVACGGFSYGDVLGAGEGWAKSALFNARARDAFQGFFERSDSFTLGVCNGCQMMSNLHELIPGSEFWPHFVRNRSEQFEARVAMVEVQKSNSIFLQGMAGSRMPIAIAHGEGHAEFASEEALLEADLSGCVALRFVDNHGKVTESYPANPNGSPRGITGLTSRDGRVTIMMPHPERVFRAVQNSWRPDDWNEDAAWMRMFRNARAWVN, from the coding sequence ATGTTGATCCTGCGCGGCGCTCCTGCCCTTTCTGCCTTTCGCCACGGTAAGTTAATCGAGCAACTGAGCCAGAAAGTCCCCGCTGTTAGTGGTTTGTATGCTGAATTCACGCATTTCGCCGAGGTTGACGGCGATCTGAGTGCCGACCAACAGCAAGTGCTCGCGCGCCTGCTCAAGTACGGCCCGAGCGTACCGGTCCAGGAGCCAAGCGGGCGCCTGTTCCTGGTGGTTCCGCGTTTCGGCACCATCTCGCCCTGGTCGAGCAAGGCCAGCGACATCGCTCACAACTGCGGCCTGGAAAACATCCAGCGCCTGGAACGGGGCATTGCCTACTACGTCAGCGGTGAGCTGAGCGACGCCGACGCCGCCATCGTTGCCGACATCCTCCACGACCGCATGACCCAGCTGGTGCTGGCCAAGCTTGAAGAGGCCGCCAGCCTGTTCAGCCACGCCCAGCCCAAGCCGCTGACCGCTGTCGACATTCTCGGCGGTGGCCGCGCCGCGCTGGAGAAAGCCAACGTCGAGCTGGGCCTGGCCCTGGCCGAAGACGAGATCGATTACCTGGTCACCAGCTTCCAGGGCCTCAAGCGCAACCCGCACGACATCGAACTGATGATGTTCGCCCAGGCCAACTCCGAGCACTGCCGCCACAAGATCTTCAACGCCAGTTGGGATATCGACGGCCAGAGCCAGGAAAAAAGCCTGTTCGGCATGATCAAGAACACCTACCAGATGCACAACGAAGGCGTGCTGTCGGCTTACAAGGACAACGCCTCGGTGATCGTCGGTTCTGTGGCCGGGCGTTTCTTCCCGAACCCTGAGACCCGCCAGTACGGCGCGGTGCAGGAGCCGGTGCACATCCTGATGAAGGTCGAGACCCACAACCACCCGACCGCCATCTCGCCGTTCTCCGGCGCCTCCACCGGTTCCGGCGGCGAAATCCGTGACGAAGGCGCTACCGGCCGCGGTGCCAAGCCCAAGGCCGGCCTGACCGGTTTCACCGTTTCCAACCTGCGCATCCCGGGCTTTGAACAGCCATGGGAGCAGGCCTACGGCAAGCCGGACCGCATCGTCACCGCCCTCGACATCATGGTCGAAGGCCCGCTGGGTGGCGCCGCGTTCAACAACGAATTCGGCCGTCCGGCGCTGACTGGCTACTTCCGCACCTTCGAGCAGTCGATCAACACCCCGCACGGTGAAGAAGTTCGCGGTTACCACAAGCCGATCATGCTGGCCGGTGGCCTGGGCAACATCCGCGAAGACCACGTGCAAAAGGGCGAGATCACCGTCGGCGCCAAGCTGATCGTGCTCGGTGGCCCGGCCATGCTCATCGGCCTGGGTGGCGGCGCGGCTTCGTCGGTCGATACCGGCGCCAGCTCCGCTGACCTCGATTTCGCCTCGGTGCAGCGCGAGAACCCGGAAATGGAACGCCGCTGCCAGGAGGTCATCGACCGTTGCTGGCAGCTGGGTGACAACAACCCGATCGCCTTCATCCACGACGTCGGCGCCGGCGGTATTTCCAACGCCTTCCCGGAACTGGTCAACGACGGTGGCCGCGGTGGCCGCTTCGAACTGCGCAACGTGCCCAACGACGAGCCGGGCATGGCCCCGCACGAGATCTGGAGCAACGAATCCCAGGAACGCTACGTGCTGGCGGTCAGCGCTGGCGACTTCGAGCGCTTCCAGGCCATCTGTGAGCGCGAGCGTTGCCCGTTCGCGGTGGTCGGCGAGGCCACTGCCGAGCCGCACCTGACCGTGACCGACAGCCACTTCGGCAACACCCCGGTCGACATGCCGCTCGACGTGCTGCTGGGCAAGCCGCCGCGCATGCACCGTTCGGTGACCCGCGAAGCGGAGCTGGGCGATGATTTCGACCCAAGCACCCTGGAACTGAACGACTCGGTCGAGCGCGTCCTGCGCCACCCGGCCGTGGCCAGCAAGAGCTTCCTGATCACCATCGGCGACCGCACCATCACCGGCCTGGTTGCCCGCGACCAGATGGTCGGCCCTTGGCAGGTACCGGTGGCCGACTGCGCCGTCACCGCCACCAGCTTCGACGTCTACAGCGGTGAAGCCATGGCCATGGGCGAGCGTACCCCGCTGGCCCTGCTCGACGCCCCGGCGTCCGGGCGCATGGCCATTGGCGAGACCCTGACCAACCTGGCTGCCGCGCACATCGGCAAGCTGTCCGACATCAAGCTGTCGGCCAACTGGATGTCGGCTGCCGGCCACCCGGGTGAAGATGCCCGCCTGTACGACACCGTCAAGGCTGTCGGCATGGAGCTGTGCCCGGAGCTGGGCCTGACCATTCCGGTGGGCAAGGACTCGATGTCGATGAAGACCAAGTGGAGCGAAGAGGGCGTTGACAAGAGCGTCACCTCGCCGATGTCGCTGATCGTCAGCGGCTTCGCCCCGGTGCTCGACGTACGCAAGACCCTGACCCCGCAACTGCGTATGGACAAGGGCGAGACCGACCTGATCCTGATCGACCTGGGCCGCGGCAAGAACCGCATGGGCGCCTCGATCCTGGCCCAGACCCACGGCAAGCTGGCCGCCGTAGCGCCGGACGTCGACGACGCCGAAGACCTCAAGGCCTTCTTCGCCGTGATCCAGGGCCTGAACGCCGACGGCCACCTGCTGGCCTACCACGACCGTTCCGACGGTGGCCTGCTGACCACCGTGCTGGAAATGGCCTTCGCCGGCCACTGCGGCCTGGACCTGGAACTGGACACCCTGACCAGCAAGCGCGAAAAAGTCGCCGCCATCCTCTTCAACGAAGAGCTGGGCGCGGTGATTCAGGTGCGTCAGGACGCTACTCCGGACGTGCTGGCGCAGTTCAGCGCAGCCGGCCTGGGTGAAGACTGTGTCGCGGTGATCGGCCAGCCGATCAACAACGGCGAAGTGCTGATCAAGCTGGCCGGTGAAGAACTGTTCAAGGGCGACCGCCGCCTGCTGCAGCGCCAGTGGGCCGAGACCAGCTACCAGATCCAGCGTCTGCGCGACAACGCCGACTGCGCCGACCAAGAGTTCGACGTGCTGCTGGAAGAAGACAACCCCGGCCTGAGCGTCAAGCTCGGCTTCGACGTCAACCAGGACATCGCCGCGCCGTACATCAAGAAGGGCGTGCGTCCGCAAGTGGCAGTGCTGCGCGAGCAGGGCGTCAACGGCCAGGTCGAAATGGCCGCAGCCTTCGACCGCGCCGGCTTCAACGCCATCGACGTGCACATGAGCGATATCCTTGCCGGTCGCGTCGACCTCAACGACTTCAAGGGCCTGGTGGCCTGCGGCGGTTTCTCCTACGGTGACGTGCTCGGCGCCGGTGAAGGCTGGGCCAAGTCGGCGCTGTTCAACGCCCGTGCCCGTGATGCCTTCCAGGGCTTCTTCGAGCGCAGCGACAGCTTCACCCTGGGCGTGTGCAACGGTTGCCAGATGATGTCCAACCTGCACGAGCTGATTCCGGGCAGCGAGTTCTGGCCGCACTTCGTGCGTAACCGCTCCGAACAGTTCGAAGCCCGTGTGGCCATGGTCGAAGTGCAGAAGTCGAACTCGATCTTCCTTCAGGGCATGGCCGGTTCGCGCATGCCGATCGCCATCGCCCACGGTGAAGGCCATGCCGAGTTCGCTAGCGAAGAAGCCTTGCTCGAAGCCGACCTGTCCGGTTGCGTGGCCCTGCGCTTCGTCGACAACCACGGCAAGGTCACCGAAAGCTACCCGGCCAACCCGAACGGCTCGCCGCGCGGGATTACCGGCCTGACCAGCCGCGACGGTCGCGTCACCATCATGATGCCGCACCCTGAGCGGGTCTTCCGTGCCGTGCAGAACTCCTGGCGTCCGGATGACTGGAACGAAGACGCGGCGTGGATGCGCATGTTCCGCAACGCCCGGGCGTGGGTGAACTAA